In Nocardia yunnanensis, one DNA window encodes the following:
- a CDS encoding winged helix DNA-binding domain-containing protein: MRSMGVAERRARIGVRHRLAAEARSDDVGEVVRSLVVLHATDPATVYLSVAARGIVSEPGQVEKALYDDRTLLRMLAMRRTMFVAPVELVPVLQASTADALAHKQRRTYSKYVEQSGQVPEDISAWWSEVEAETHAALLNRGSATGAQLSKDVPRLRTQVDTAPGKPYSKPTNITTWVLVTLGCEGRIVRGRPNGTWASSQYTWAPIEAWLPQGIPALPAEEARAELVRKWLRAFGPAPVSDIKWWTGWTLGEVRKALALVDTVEVDLDGQTGLVLADDLAPTPEPEPWAALLPALDPTPMGWQSRDWYLGEHKSALFDTNGNVGPTVWWNGRIIGGWAQRPDGEIVWRLLEDAGSEAEKAVATEAEKTVAAEAEKAIAAEAERLRGWYGDVRPIPRFRTPLERELGA; the protein is encoded by the coding sequence ATGCGTTCGATGGGTGTCGCGGAGCGGCGGGCTCGGATCGGGGTGCGGCATCGGCTGGCCGCGGAGGCGCGCAGTGACGATGTCGGCGAGGTGGTGCGGTCGCTGGTGGTGCTGCACGCCACGGATCCGGCGACGGTGTATCTGTCGGTCGCGGCGCGGGGGATCGTGAGTGAGCCGGGGCAGGTGGAGAAGGCGCTCTACGACGATCGGACGCTGCTGCGGATGCTGGCCATGCGGCGGACCATGTTCGTGGCGCCGGTGGAGCTGGTGCCGGTGTTGCAGGCGTCGACGGCGGATGCGTTGGCGCACAAGCAGCGCAGGACCTACAGCAAGTATGTCGAGCAGTCGGGGCAGGTGCCGGAGGACATCTCCGCGTGGTGGAGCGAGGTGGAGGCCGAAACCCATGCGGCCCTGCTGAACCGGGGCAGCGCGACGGGGGCGCAGCTGAGCAAGGATGTGCCGCGGTTGCGGACGCAGGTGGACACCGCACCGGGCAAGCCGTATTCGAAGCCGACGAACATCACCACCTGGGTGCTGGTGACCTTGGGGTGCGAGGGCCGGATCGTGCGCGGGCGGCCCAATGGAACCTGGGCCAGCAGCCAATACACGTGGGCCCCCATCGAAGCCTGGCTGCCGCAGGGTATTCCGGCGCTGCCCGCCGAGGAGGCGAGGGCCGAGCTGGTGCGGAAGTGGTTGCGCGCCTTCGGCCCCGCCCCGGTGAGCGATATCAAATGGTGGACCGGCTGGACGCTGGGCGAGGTGCGCAAGGCGCTCGCGCTGGTGGACACCGTGGAGGTGGATCTCGACGGCCAGACCGGCCTGGTGCTCGCCGACGACCTGGCGCCGACACCGGAGCCGGAGCCCTGGGCCGCGCTGCTGCCCGCGCTCGATCCCACGCCGATGGGCTGGCAGTCGCGCGACTGGTATCTGGGCGAACACAAATCGGCGCTGTTCGACACCAATGGCAATGTCGGCCCCACGGTCTGGTGGAACGGCCGCATCATCGGCGGCTGGGCGCAGCGCCCGGACGGCGAGATCGTCTGGCGGCTGCTCGAGGACGCCGGCTCCGAAGCCGAAAAGGCGGTAGCCACTGAAGCCGAAAAGACGGTAGCCGCCGAGGCCGAAAAAGCCATTGCCGCCGAGGCCGAACGCCTGCGCGGCTGGTACGGCGACGTGCGCCCCATCCCCCGCTTCCGCACGCCCCTGGAGCGCGAACTCGGCGCGTGA
- a CDS encoding NUDIX hydrolase, producing MAHRSTIHETLTAVFQVRRFPDTISAGESASVGRISVSDRCPPGWHTELAVLLWERALDPAKGTWSLPGGRLRDDEDLDFSAARQLAEKVDVRELSHLEQVWVFSDPDRVPGDRRIASAYLGLVPMTAEPVLPHDTRWHRVSHLPAMSFDHGTVVRHARNRLAAKLSYTNIAFGLAPDTFTMSTLREIYCAALGYEVDTTNLQRVLSRRKVITPTGETASPGRAGGRPAALYRFTDSEIRVTDEFAALRPPG from the coding sequence GTGGCCCATCGTAGCACCATCCACGAAACGCTCACCGCCGTGTTCCAGGTTCGTCGCTTTCCGGACACCATCAGTGCAGGTGAGAGCGCTAGCGTCGGTCGGATTTCGGTTTCCGACCGCTGCCCGCCCGGCTGGCACACCGAATTGGCGGTACTGCTGTGGGAACGCGCGCTCGATCCCGCCAAGGGAACCTGGTCGCTGCCGGGCGGCCGGCTGCGCGACGACGAGGACCTCGACTTCTCCGCGGCCCGGCAGCTCGCCGAGAAGGTCGACGTCCGCGAGCTGAGCCACCTCGAGCAGGTGTGGGTGTTCAGCGATCCGGACCGGGTGCCCGGCGACCGGCGCATCGCCTCGGCGTATCTGGGCCTGGTGCCGATGACCGCCGAACCGGTGCTGCCGCACGACACCCGCTGGCATCGGGTCTCGCACCTGCCGGCCATGTCCTTCGATCACGGCACCGTCGTGCGCCACGCCCGCAACCGCCTGGCCGCCAAGCTGTCCTACACCAATATCGCCTTCGGTCTGGCGCCGGATACCTTCACCATGTCGACCCTGCGTGAAATCTATTGCGCCGCCCTGGGTTACGAGGTGGACACCACCAATCTGCAGCGGGTCCTGTCCCGCCGCAAGGTGATCACGCCGACCGGCGAGACGGCCTCCCCCGGTCGCGCGGGCGGCCGTCCCGCGGCGCTCTACCGCTTCACCGACTCCGAGATCCGGGTCACCGACGAATTCGCCGCACTGCGCCCGCCGGGCTGA
- the nadC gene encoding carboxylating nicotinate-nucleotide diphosphorylase, giving the protein MTLDTGLDRDAVVTLIRTALEEDLRYGPDITTMATVPADAVAKADMASRQPGTVAGLDVGLLVLDEVLGAGNYEVTARVPDGTRVQPGDTVLSLVAPTRGLLTAERTMLNLVCHLSGIATATAQWADAVAGTDCRIRDSRKTLPGLRALQKYAVRVGGGVNHRMGLGDAALIKDNHVVAAGSVVAALRAVRELNPSIECEVEVDSLEQLDEVLAEDVELVLLDNFPLWATQAAVQRRNTRSPRTKLESSGGLSLEMAADYAGTGVDYLSVGALTHSVRVLDLGLDM; this is encoded by the coding sequence ATGACCCTCGACACCGGACTCGACCGCGATGCCGTGGTCACGTTGATTCGCACCGCCCTCGAAGAGGACCTGCGCTACGGGCCGGACATCACGACCATGGCCACGGTGCCCGCGGACGCGGTCGCCAAGGCGGACATGGCTTCCCGGCAGCCGGGGACGGTCGCCGGGCTGGATGTCGGGCTGCTGGTGCTGGACGAGGTCCTGGGCGCGGGGAACTACGAGGTCACCGCGCGGGTGCCGGACGGGACGCGGGTGCAGCCGGGGGACACGGTGCTCAGCCTGGTCGCGCCCACCCGGGGGCTCCTCACCGCCGAACGCACCATGCTGAATCTGGTGTGCCACCTGTCCGGTATCGCCACCGCCACCGCGCAGTGGGCGGACGCGGTCGCGGGCACCGACTGCCGGATTCGCGACAGCCGCAAGACGCTTCCGGGCCTGCGCGCCCTGCAGAAGTACGCGGTGCGGGTCGGCGGCGGCGTCAATCACCGCATGGGTCTCGGCGACGCGGCGCTGATCAAGGACAACCACGTGGTGGCCGCTGGCTCGGTGGTTGCCGCGCTGCGCGCCGTGCGCGAGCTGAACCCGTCGATCGAGTGCGAGGTCGAGGTGGACAGCCTGGAGCAGCTCGACGAGGTGCTCGCCGAGGACGTGGAACTGGTACTGCTGGACAACTTCCCGCTCTGGGCGACACAGGCGGCGGTGCAGCGCCGCAATACTCGATCGCCGCGCACGAAACTCGAGTCCTCGGGCGGACTTTCGCTCGAGATGGCGGCCGATTACGCGGGCACCGGCGTCGATTATCTGTCCGTCGGCGCACTCACCCATTCGGTCCGGGTCCTGGACCTCGGACTCGATATGTGA
- a CDS encoding tellurite resistance TerB family protein, which produces MAFSNRLVSPAAPHRDSTAAPAAPEAWGESFRDAAVALCAALSALDGRIDPAARMRVAQMVGAHEVLGRLSTDELRNLFEDNCARLIMDPAFGHAYAMAQIAKATGRPDQARAVIRIGQTVGRIDGILDAHAVTVIREACQVLHLDPHEFGL; this is translated from the coding sequence ATGGCGTTTTCGAATCGGCTGGTCTCCCCGGCTGCCCCGCACCGCGATTCGACGGCGGCGCCGGCCGCCCCCGAGGCGTGGGGTGAGTCCTTCCGGGATGCCGCGGTCGCCCTGTGCGCGGCGCTCTCGGCGCTCGACGGTCGCATCGATCCGGCCGCGCGCATGCGGGTCGCGCAGATGGTCGGCGCGCACGAGGTGCTGGGCCGGCTGTCCACCGACGAGCTGCGAAACCTGTTCGAGGACAACTGCGCCCGGCTCATCATGGATCCCGCCTTCGGCCACGCGTACGCGATGGCGCAGATCGCCAAGGCCACCGGGCGCCCCGATCAGGCGCGGGCCGTGATTCGGATCGGACAGACCGTCGGGCGAATCGACGGCATCCTCGACGCCCACGCGGTCACGGTGATTCGCGAGGCTTGTCAGGTATTGCACTTGGACCCACACGAATTCGGTCTGTAA
- a CDS encoding WD40 repeat domain-containing serine/threonine protein kinase, translated as MLRSGQNFAGYSIERMLGVGGMGAVYLARHPRMNRRVALKVLNDDLAADPKARLAFDRESILAVELDHPNIIPIYDRSGPQDPALWLAMRHINGGDASSLLTPWPEGLPVEQAIRLITDAAHALDYAHSKGVLHRDVKPANLLIEQDPRVGERAMLTDFGIARTLDDTTTNSGVVASLAYTAPERFTDQRPTDHRADIYSLGCTFYQLLTGQPPFPRTSQAAVIAAHLGQPVPLTTTRRPDLPRGLDSVIATSLAKDPEQRYQTCADLADAAHRALGYRRAAPPPRATPAAEAVEKPAPATTFTAATPEVTNSRPVTAEATAAATADRRISRRSLLIGGAITVPVTAAVITAAVTQFDSGGGTANSAAPSAAVTPDTVLTGHTDGVRAVAFSPEGALLVSGSLDQTAQVWEVSARRAGGAPISTGHPVQTVAFSPDGSLLATAGGAKGEWTTQLWDVLARQPDGQPLNPGSCTGIETTAFSPDGTLLAVGRRVGNGSAIQLWNTRTRQLDGQQLDSGNATAALAFSPDGTLLAASQGTGIDSKVRLWNTATRQPLATDLTGHLGEVVSIAFSPDGALLATSSLDTTARLWDVRARQPIGPLTGHVGAVSTVAFSPDGRWVATGGVDKTVRLWDVASRNRIGQPLTAHTDRVTSVRFSPDGTLMASGSQDGTVRLWRLSTTR; from the coding sequence GTGTTGCGGTCGGGCCAGAATTTTGCCGGATACTCCATCGAGCGCATGCTCGGCGTGGGCGGGATGGGCGCGGTGTATCTGGCCCGTCATCCGCGCATGAACCGCCGGGTGGCGTTGAAGGTGCTCAATGACGATCTGGCCGCGGATCCCAAGGCGCGCTTGGCTTTCGACCGCGAGTCGATCCTGGCCGTCGAGCTCGATCACCCCAATATCATTCCCATCTACGATCGCAGCGGACCCCAGGATCCGGCGCTCTGGCTGGCCATGCGCCACATCAATGGCGGCGACGCCTCCTCGCTGCTGACGCCGTGGCCCGAGGGGCTGCCCGTGGAACAGGCGATCCGGCTGATCACCGATGCCGCGCACGCCCTGGACTACGCGCACAGCAAGGGCGTGCTGCACCGCGACGTGAAACCGGCCAATCTGCTCATCGAGCAGGATCCGCGGGTCGGAGAACGCGCTATGCTCACCGATTTCGGCATCGCCCGCACCCTCGACGACACCACCACGAATTCCGGTGTGGTGGCCTCGCTGGCCTACACCGCGCCGGAACGCTTCACCGATCAGCGGCCCACCGACCATCGCGCCGACATCTACTCGCTGGGCTGCACCTTCTATCAACTGCTCACCGGCCAGCCGCCGTTCCCGCGCACCAGCCAGGCGGCCGTGATCGCGGCCCATCTGGGGCAGCCTGTGCCGTTGACCACCACCCGTCGGCCCGATCTGCCGCGCGGACTGGACTCCGTGATCGCCACCTCGCTGGCCAAGGATCCGGAGCAGCGCTATCAGACCTGCGCCGATCTCGCCGACGCCGCGCACCGCGCGCTCGGCTACCGACGGGCCGCCCCGCCGCCGCGCGCTACCCCCGCCGCCGAGGCAGTCGAGAAGCCCGCACCCGCAACGACATTCACGGCCGCCACCCCGGAGGTCACGAACTCGCGGCCCGTGACCGCAGAGGCGACGGCCGCGGCCACCGCCGATCGGCGGATCAGCCGCCGCTCCCTGCTGATCGGCGGCGCGATCACCGTCCCGGTCACCGCCGCCGTGATCACCGCCGCCGTCACCCAATTCGATTCCGGCGGCGGCACGGCCAACAGCGCCGCCCCATCGGCGGCCGTCACCCCGGACACCGTCCTCACCGGACACACCGACGGGGTTCGCGCGGTGGCCTTCAGTCCCGAAGGCGCGCTGCTGGTTTCGGGCAGCCTCGACCAGACCGCGCAGGTGTGGGAGGTGTCCGCCCGGCGAGCCGGCGGAGCGCCCATCTCGACCGGGCACCCCGTGCAGACGGTGGCCTTCAGTCCCGACGGCTCACTGCTCGCGACCGCGGGCGGCGCGAAAGGCGAATGGACGACCCAGCTGTGGGACGTGCTCGCCCGCCAACCCGACGGACAGCCGCTGAATCCGGGTTCCTGCACCGGAATCGAGACCACCGCCTTCAGCCCGGACGGCACGCTGCTGGCCGTCGGACGGCGCGTCGGCAACGGCTCCGCGATCCAGCTGTGGAACACCCGCACCCGGCAGCTGGACGGCCAGCAGCTCGACAGCGGGAACGCGACGGCCGCCCTGGCCTTCAGCCCGGACGGCACCCTGCTGGCCGCGAGCCAGGGCACCGGCATCGACAGCAAAGTGCGCCTGTGGAATACGGCGACCCGCCAACCGCTCGCCACCGACCTGACCGGACATCTCGGCGAGGTGGTGTCGATCGCGTTCAGCCCGGACGGCGCCCTGCTGGCCACCAGCAGCCTGGACACCACCGCGCGGCTGTGGGATGTGCGCGCCCGGCAACCGATCGGACCGCTGACCGGTCACGTCGGCGCGGTCTCCACCGTCGCCTTCAGCCCGGACGGCCGCTGGGTCGCCACCGGCGGCGTCGACAAGACGGTCCGACTGTGGGATGTCGCCTCCCGCAATCGCATCGGGCAGCCGTTGACCGCGCACACCGATCGGGTGACGTCGGTGCGCTTCAGCCCCGACGGCACCCTGATGGCCAGCGGCAGCCAGGACGGCACCGTCCGGCTGTGGCGGCTGAGCACAACCCGCTGA
- the nadA gene encoding quinolinate synthase NadA produces MAAAVGATMTLTERIADGPSGFTGVDATPEWAAEIKRLARERNATILAHNYQLPEIQDIADHVGDSLALSRIAAEAPEDTIVFCGVHFMAETAKILSPDKTVLIPDQRAGCSLADSITAEELRAWKAEYPDALVVSYVNTTAAVKALTDICCTSSNAVDVVASIDPDREVLFLPDQFLGAHVKRVTGRENMHIWMGECHVHAGINGDELNEQARTHPDAELFVHPECGCATSALYLAGAGEFPADRVHILSTGGMIDAAKAAKSNQVLVATEVGMLHQLRKAAPGIDFQPVNDRASCQYMKMITPAALLRCLVENRDEVHVDPETAALARNSVQRMIAIGNPGGGE; encoded by the coding sequence ATGGCTGCAGCAGTGGGCGCGACGATGACGCTGACCGAGCGCATCGCAGACGGTCCGTCGGGATTCACCGGTGTCGACGCCACCCCCGAATGGGCCGCGGAGATCAAGCGACTGGCGCGTGAGCGCAATGCCACCATCCTGGCGCACAACTATCAGCTCCCCGAGATCCAGGACATCGCCGATCACGTGGGCGACTCCCTGGCACTGTCGCGGATCGCGGCCGAGGCGCCCGAGGACACCATCGTGTTCTGCGGCGTGCACTTCATGGCCGAGACCGCCAAGATCCTCAGCCCGGACAAGACCGTCCTCATCCCCGACCAGCGCGCGGGCTGCTCGCTGGCCGACTCCATCACCGCCGAGGAACTGCGCGCCTGGAAGGCCGAGTACCCCGACGCGCTGGTGGTCTCCTACGTCAACACCACCGCCGCGGTGAAGGCGCTGACCGACATCTGCTGCACCTCCTCCAACGCCGTGGACGTGGTCGCCTCCATCGACCCCGACCGCGAGGTGCTGTTCCTGCCGGACCAGTTCCTGGGCGCGCACGTCAAGCGCGTCACCGGCCGCGAGAACATGCACATCTGGATGGGCGAATGCCACGTGCACGCCGGCATCAACGGTGACGAGCTCAACGAGCAGGCCCGCACCCACCCGGACGCGGAACTGTTCGTGCACCCCGAATGCGGTTGCGCCACGTCGGCGCTGTACCTGGCGGGCGCGGGGGAGTTCCCGGCCGACCGGGTGCACATCCTGTCCACCGGCGGCATGATCGACGCCGCCAAGGCCGCCAAGAGCAATCAGGTGCTGGTCGCCACCGAGGTCGGCATGCTGCACCAGCTGCGCAAGGCCGCGCCGGGCATCGACTTCCAGCCGGTCAACGACCGCGCCTCCTGCCAGTACATGAAGATGATCACGCCCGCCGCCCTGCTCCGCTGCCTGGTGGAGAACCGCGACGAGGTCCACGTCGATCCCGAAACCGCTGCGCTGGCTCGTAATTCGGTGCAGCGCATGATCGCGATCGGCAATCCGGGCGGCGGCGAATAG
- a CDS encoding L-aspartate oxidase, translated as MVNTSISITWEAEADLVVVGGGVAGLTAARTASLRGLRVLTLSKGGPTDTSTQYAQGGIAVVAPHGDSVESHVRDTVVAGAGLCDEDAVRSIVEGGRQAVAALTDLGAVFDLGRDGQVSRTREGGHSTRRIIHAGGDATGAEVQRALNAAGMPVVFGAAVLDIVTGPEGVRGVVAVSDKGFGIVHAPAVLLATGGLGQLYACSTNPAGATADGIALALRAGALVSDLEFVQFHPTVLFTPGGLGRRPLISEAVRGEGAILVDTDGDSVTAGVHPLGDLAPRDVVSRAIAARMAALGTDHVFLDGRAIDGFPQRFPTITASCLAAGIDPTVDLIPVAPAAHFQCGGIRTDTHGRATVAGLYAAGEVGRTSLHGANRLASNSLLEGLVVGGRAGAAAAERRGVAAPITEVGPLRFPRADRKLLQELMTERAGIVRDGDGLRAAILRMVGLISDNAAPDITVERGPGDAGGPTDSATAIIRELEDSALTVTARALLVAAAARTESRGCHTRSDYPEPHEQSRRSTAVRLGSDGRPKLVTDGFDAGGATQVIEQGVPS; from the coding sequence ATGGTGAATACATCGATTTCCATCACCTGGGAAGCCGAGGCGGACCTCGTGGTCGTGGGTGGTGGCGTGGCCGGGCTGACCGCCGCGCGCACCGCGTCGCTGCGCGGGCTGCGGGTGCTGACCCTCAGCAAGGGCGGGCCCACCGACACCTCCACCCAGTACGCCCAGGGCGGCATCGCCGTGGTCGCGCCGCACGGGGATTCGGTGGAATCCCATGTGCGCGACACGGTGGTCGCCGGGGCCGGACTGTGCGACGAGGACGCGGTGCGCTCCATCGTCGAGGGCGGCCGGCAGGCGGTGGCGGCGCTGACCGATCTGGGCGCGGTCTTCGACCTCGGCCGCGACGGGCAGGTGTCGCGCACCCGCGAGGGCGGGCACAGCACGCGGCGGATCATCCACGCGGGCGGCGACGCCACCGGCGCGGAGGTCCAGCGGGCGCTCAATGCCGCGGGCATGCCGGTCGTCTTCGGCGCCGCGGTGCTCGACATCGTGACCGGGCCGGAGGGCGTGCGCGGGGTCGTCGCGGTGTCGGACAAGGGATTCGGCATCGTCCACGCGCCCGCCGTTCTGCTCGCCACCGGTGGTCTGGGGCAGCTGTACGCGTGCAGCACCAATCCGGCCGGCGCCACCGCCGACGGCATCGCGCTGGCGCTGCGGGCCGGGGCGCTGGTCTCCGATCTCGAGTTCGTGCAGTTCCATCCGACGGTGCTGTTCACGCCGGGTGGTCTCGGGCGGCGTCCGCTCATCAGCGAGGCGGTGCGCGGCGAGGGCGCGATTCTCGTGGACACCGACGGCGATTCGGTGACCGCGGGCGTGCACCCCCTGGGCGATCTCGCGCCGCGCGATGTGGTCTCCCGCGCCATCGCCGCCCGCATGGCCGCACTCGGGACCGACCACGTCTTCCTCGACGGGCGCGCGATCGACGGCTTCCCGCAACGCTTTCCGACCATCACGGCCTCGTGCCTGGCCGCGGGCATCGACCCCACCGTGGACCTGATTCCCGTCGCCCCCGCCGCCCACTTCCAGTGCGGCGGCATCCGCACCGACACCCACGGCCGCGCCACGGTCGCGGGACTGTACGCCGCGGGCGAGGTCGGCCGCACCAGCCTGCACGGCGCGAACCGGCTGGCCTCCAACAGCCTGCTGGAAGGTCTCGTGGTCGGTGGGCGCGCGGGCGCGGCGGCCGCCGAACGCCGGGGCGTGGCGGCCCCGATCACCGAGGTCGGCCCGCTGCGCTTCCCCCGCGCGGATCGAAAACTGCTCCAGGAGTTGATGACCGAACGCGCGGGCATCGTCCGCGACGGTGACGGCCTGCGCGCCGCCATCCTGCGCATGGTCGGTTTGATCTCCGACAACGCCGCCCCGGACATCACCGTCGAGCGGGGGCCCGGGGACGCGGGCGGGCCGACCGATTCCGCGACGGCGATCATTCGGGAGCTGGAGGATTCGGCGCTCACGGTGACCGCGCGGGCGCTGCTGGTCGCGGCGGCGGCGCGGACCGAGAGCCGCGGCTGCCACACCCGCTCGGATTATCCGGAGCCGCACGAGCAGTCGCGGCGCAGTACCGCCGTGCGGCTCGGATCCGACGGGCGACCGAAACTGGTCACCGACGGGTTCGACGCCGGTGGCGCAACGCAAGTCATCGAACAAGGAGTGCCGTCATGA